The DNA region CCTTTTGAGAGCTGGTTCTGCACACCTCCctggcttcttcctccctccctctcccctcaagCCACTCAGTTCCTTCTCCCTGGGCGCACCTGGGCCTCAGGCCCACTTGCTTTCTCCAGCAATTCACAGGGCTCAGCCCAGGAGCCCTTGCCACCAATCCCACCCTGGGCCCAGGGCTCAGCCCAGGACTTGCCCGTAAGCTAAGTGAATAGGGAGGGGCAGCAAATGCTCACTCTGGAGGTGTAGTAGATGCGAAGCACTGGATTTCCAGACAGGTCGATCATCTTGTGACTTTCACTGCCTCGGACCACAGAACTTGGGGAGAAAGTAGGCGGAATCCATGAGCTTTCATTACTACGAATGCCCACCTAATCCACATTTCAACCCACGCAAAGTAGGTACTGGGATTGCCTCTGTTGAACAGAGGAGGGACTGGGGCACAGCTGAGGACCACTGTCTTGCCCGAAGTCACACTACCTAGCTGGGTAGCTGGGGGAAGAATCAGGATTCAAAAGCCTCATGCCCCTTCCCAAGGGATGTTAACTCTTTGGAATCCTCAGAAGGGTTTTAGGGATTACTTAATCCAACCGTAAAACAGGACTGACGCTAATTCAGAGAAGGTTTGCCCAGGGTCCTTCAACAAAGCAGAGCTAAAAAGGAGACGTCCCAAGAAGCCTGAAGACACCTCCCGTATGgtctcacccctccccactgTAGTGTCTTCTTCAACCGGTCAACAACCCCAGAATCACTGACCTGTGGAGGTGCAGCCAGTGGCTGGCAACATCCAAGCTCATGCTGAGCTGGAAAAGAAGGGTGGCGCGAGGGTACAGCAGGGCCAGGTTGACCAGCAGACACATCGTGGAGCACCGGTCTGTCAGCATGTCCAGCATGGCCCCAAATCGGGTTCCTGAAAAATGGCAACTATTTGGTGGATGGGGGCTGTAAGGGGGCAATGCATCTGTGACAGAGGCCATATTTAGTGTATCACTCTAATGCAGAGTCTAAGAGAGAAGAGGCCCACAATCCACTGCCTGGGGAGGAAAGCAGACTGCTATCGTTGGAGTATGAAGGTCAAAAGGCAAGGGTCACCATATCATAAAACAAGGAAGCATGGCAGTGTAGAGAAAACAGTGTAGAAGGGAGTGAGAAAGCTAGCATGGGAAGTCTTAGAGGTGGGTCTgaagaacagattaaaaaaattaatcatctcTCCAGAAAccatctcccttccctctccatcctccctctaAACATGCTTTCTGGAATCCTTATGGCTtgtgcctggcatacagcagaTGCCCCCAAAACACCTGTTGAATGGATTTTTATTCAGAGAGGCCTCCAGCACTTGCACTGCCATGCTGGGTCTTGGTATCCCACACCCCTCGCTATCAATGAGTTCTTCTCCACAGCGAGCTTAAATCCCTTCTGCTACAAAATCAGGCCATTCTGTTCTGCTTTCTACAGAGATGGGAATGACAGAGCCCTCTGATTCCCGAGTACCCGCCTACCCCGAGGTCCTAAGGAAGCAGGAAAAGGGGGCAGAGAGTTGTTGGGTCTCAAGGCTGGCTGAGAAAAGGTGTCTGTCACCTTGATTAAGGGCTCGAGCAGCGTGTCCATCGAAAGCGTCCAGAAGTCCGCTGAGCAGGTAGAAGGAGGAGGCCGTGAGAGGGCAGCAGGGCATGAAGTAGAAAGAAATGATGGCGAAGACAATCCGGGCATAACCTTGGGATTGAGACGGCAGGGGGAGACAGGGCAGGATCAGGGAGCCTGCCCAAGGTCCCTAGCCCTCCCGTTCGGCCCGGAGCCGCGGGTAGCACTCACCGATGAGGTTAGGCACAAACAGGAAGATATTTTCGCCTGGCATCGCGGAGGTCCCCTGGCCGCCCTGGGCCTTATCTGGAGGTGCCAGCTCTCTCCCAGCTCCGGCGGAAGGCTCACCCTCCAGCCCGGCTCATCGGCCGCGCCCACTGCGCGCAGGTCCCCGCTGCCCCTGCCAGGTCCCAGATGTTAAAGCTCTTTGCCTGCCGTAGCATGGGCCGACACAGCTGTGCGTGGGGCACAGAGGGCGCGCACACCCAGCCCTTCCCCTGAGCAGACGCTGGCCTCCGCCTGCCCCGCCGGCTCTCCTGCCTCCAGCTGCGGCCCCTGCTCCTCCAGCTGTGCTTAGCTTCCGGAACCTACTCTTCAGGGTTCGTCCTTGCAAAattggagaaaggaagaagaggctTAAGAAATGGCTGCGTCCCCTTTAAGACctgccctcttccttttccttttcttccctcctcccctttccatcGGTTCGTACCAAAgtaaagagggaggagagggggcaaAGAACCATCAACGCTGAGCAAAGGAAGGAACTTAAAAGGAGAGGTCAAAAGAGAAGGAGGCCTAGGTAAATGTCTCTACTTTCCTTTCTGCGGAGGATATGACTCCTGAAgacaaagataaggaaaaaaccTCCCGCCCTCCCGATTCTTTGCACCCCCGAGAGGCCAGGTTATTTGGCACAGCCCACACCTTTTCTTCCCcgccccctctctctgcccccattTGCTCTCACAGGCTCCAGGCAAAAAGATGACAGCCAGAGAGGTTGGAGGGCGGCCTTGGGTGGGGCTGCTTCTCGCGTGCCCCTAGTGGTGGGAGGGTTAGGTGCCAGGCTCCACCTTGATCTTCCCAAGTTTCTCAAGGCCACTGGCGCGGGGGTCACTGCCCCCAAGGAGGGACCTAAAGAGGGTGGAGGAGAGGCCGGAGGAGCGAATGCGACAAGCTGGGAAAATGCCCTCCCAGCTTTGGTTCTAGAATCCCTACGGTGCTGCTGAACCTCCGCAGACGCCAAGGTTTTTATAGCAACGGGTAGCGGCGCCGCTCCCGGTTCCCCTCTTTCCAAccttcctccccagctcccaaGTCCCCCGTCCCCGGGCCCATAAAAGGGCTCCTTATAGACCTCCCCGTCTCCCCTCCTGCCGAGTAGCCCAAGATTTCGACCCATCTGCCAGGTCGGGGGCGGCAAGTGGTCTGCCTTGTCTTGGGAAAGGTCTTgggt from Tursiops truncatus isolate mTurTru1 chromosome 15, mTurTru1.mat.Y, whole genome shotgun sequence includes:
- the CDIPT gene encoding CDP-diacylglycerol--inositol 3-phosphatidyltransferase isoform X1, with translation MPGENIFLFVPNLIGYARIVFAIISFYFMPCCPLTASSFYLLSGLLDAFDGHAARALNQGTRFGAMLDMLTDRCSTMCLLVNLALLYPRATLLFQLSMSLDVASHWLHLHSSVVRGSESHKMIDLSGNPVLRIYYTSRPALFTLCAGNELFYCLLYLFNFSEGPLVGSVGLFRMGLWITAPIALLKSLISVIHLITAARNMAALDAADRAKKK